Proteins from a single region of Runella sp. SP2:
- a CDS encoding thymidine kinase — MFIEPNHHSQPKQTSLGWIEVVCGSMFSGKTEELIRRLNRAKIARQKVEIFKPAIDKRYHDEDIVSHNENSIRSTPVNTSEEILLFAGDCDVVGIDEAQFLDQNLVEVCNKLASSGKRVIVAGLDMDFSGKPFGPMPLLMAVAEYVTKVHAICVTCGSVAQYSYRKVTSQDKILLGETDSYEARCRRCYHLGDLA, encoded by the coding sequence ATGTTTATTGAACCCAATCATCATTCCCAACCTAAACAAACAAGCCTTGGCTGGATAGAAGTCGTCTGTGGTTCGATGTTCTCTGGCAAAACCGAAGAGCTTATTCGTCGCCTCAATCGTGCTAAAATTGCGCGTCAAAAAGTTGAAATTTTTAAACCCGCCATTGATAAACGTTATCATGACGAGGACATTGTCTCACACAACGAAAATTCGATTCGCTCTACTCCCGTCAACACTTCCGAAGAAATACTCCTTTTCGCTGGTGATTGTGATGTGGTCGGCATTGATGAAGCGCAATTTTTAGACCAAAATCTAGTCGAAGTTTGTAATAAACTTGCCAGCAGCGGAAAGCGCGTCATCGTCGCGGGACTTGACATGGATTTTTCGGGAAAGCCTTTTGGCCCCATGCCACTCTTAATGGCTGTGGCAGAATACGTTACCAAAGTCCACGCTATTTGCGTCACCTGTGGCTCCGTGGCTCAATATTCCTACCGAAAGGTAACATCTCAAGATAAAATTTTATTGGGCGAAACCGACTCTTACGAGGCGCGTTGCCGAAGATGCTACCATTTGGGCGATTTGGCCTGA
- a CDS encoding carboxypeptidase-like regulatory domain-containing protein, whose amino-acid sequence MRNLVSTLCFFLVSCALYAQGGYLLLSGKVIDKISQRPIPHAYIGMMSKGTGTLTNEDGQFFYRFPRIASDSALVVSVFGYQPFQQKASSFQPNQKDVVIELQPAQLRVVDSSYIKSFEARNWVSEALRKIKKNSSPNPYLLTGFYRESLQQNGEFVDIREAVLQAEKDPRPKILVPQKVKALRGRNFASQNRSKVMEGYAFPNGASIVTNSIDISIPEYLDGKNLYDYAYELDDTITTYLDKQVYRILFRPVSTGIKAARNGIMYINSSDTAIVRIEYDFTPEGVKDVLKTSASDKMFGKTKRDAKRLYTCISYKPFGGKWYLQDYRMLLDTQFEQKNTQTLGTIKLQFVTTDIQKSNGMRIPETDVLIDTESFTQQTVPKYDELIWGNFNFVIPSEAMRQIVNGLGK is encoded by the coding sequence ATGCGAAATCTGGTTTCAACGTTGTGCTTTTTTCTGGTGTCGTGCGCGCTTTATGCTCAAGGAGGTTACTTATTGCTTTCGGGTAAAGTCATTGATAAAATATCCCAAAGACCTATTCCTCATGCGTACATTGGCATGATGAGCAAAGGCACAGGAACACTCACCAACGAAGACGGGCAGTTTTTCTACCGTTTCCCGCGTATTGCGTCGGACTCAGCTTTGGTAGTTTCAGTTTTTGGCTACCAGCCTTTCCAACAAAAAGCCTCGTCGTTTCAACCCAACCAAAAAGATGTCGTCATTGAGCTTCAACCAGCCCAGCTACGGGTCGTGGACAGTTCGTACATCAAGTCGTTTGAAGCCCGAAATTGGGTATCGGAGGCTTTGCGTAAAATCAAGAAAAACAGTTCACCTAATCCGTATTTGTTGACAGGTTTTTACCGAGAATCGCTCCAGCAAAATGGCGAATTCGTGGACATTCGCGAAGCGGTTTTGCAAGCCGAAAAAGACCCGCGCCCCAAAATTTTGGTTCCTCAGAAGGTAAAGGCCCTTCGCGGGCGCAACTTTGCCAGTCAAAATCGCTCAAAAGTAATGGAAGGTTACGCTTTCCCGAACGGTGCCAGCATCGTGACCAACTCCATTGATATTTCTATCCCCGAATACCTCGACGGCAAAAATTTGTACGATTACGCCTACGAACTCGACGATACCATTACCACGTACCTCGACAAACAAGTGTATCGGATTTTGTTCCGCCCCGTAAGCACGGGTATCAAAGCGGCGCGCAACGGAATTATGTACATCAATTCTTCAGATACGGCCATTGTTCGCATCGAATATGACTTTACCCCCGAAGGCGTCAAAGACGTTTTGAAAACCAGTGCGTCCGACAAGATGTTTGGCAAAACCAAACGCGACGCCAAGCGCCTCTACACCTGCATTAGCTACAAACCTTTTGGTGGGAAATGGTATTTACAAGATTATCGAATGCTGTTGGATACCCAATTTGAACAAAAAAATACCCAAACATTAGGTACCATTAAGCTACAATTTGTCACCACCGACATCCAAAAAAGCAACGGTATGCGGATTCCAGAAACGGATGTTTTGATAGACACCGAAAGTTTTACCCAGCAAACCGTTCCCAAATACGACGAGCTGATTTGGGGTAACTTCAACTTTGTCATTCCCTCCGAAGCCATGCGGCAAATCGTAAACGGCTTAGGGAAATAG
- a CDS encoding S9 family peptidase codes for MKTLLQPLFVLFWVGALAQVPTISQSLSMKSVGNPQISPDGKWVAYVLTETNWDENAYETEIWLANVTSGEKFQLTNSKKSNSSPVWSPDGKVLAFLSTRDDKSQIYWIRPQGGEAKALTKFETGVSSFDFAPDGKSIVFSATTPDTKAFKERVEKYSDYEVVHEDYKMTHLYTLPFADTLGKLPTPKALTKGTDFSVGGFSFSPDGKKIAFDAAKNPDLINSHTSDIYVLTLADSSLVKIVSLKGPDSNPVWSPDGSQIAFSTTNEDEFFFYANRYIAIVPEKGGTPVVVSQSFDENASLLKWSANGIWFSGLQKTTAHLFLLNPSTKKFTKITQPADALATQFSFSNDFQQLACVLASPNRLAEIVVSSTNAFAPKPLTQMGEQLKPFATATREVVSWKSKDGTTIEGVLIKPANFDPAKKYPLLVVIHGGPTGIDLPSIAADRYYPIELFAAKGAVILRPNYRGSAGYGKAFRALNVRNLGVGDYDDVISGVDFLIGKGMVDRDKVGAMGWSQGGYISAFITTFSDRFKATSVGAGISNWATYYQNTDITPFTRQYLKGTPWSDPEIYRKTSPISYIKTAKTPTLIQHGELDRRVPIANAYELRLALEDFSVPVKMVVYKGFGHGITKPKQMRQVMEENLSWFGQWVFGENAAK; via the coding sequence ATGAAAACACTTCTTCAACCATTATTTGTACTTTTTTGGGTCGGAGCCCTTGCCCAAGTACCCACCATTTCCCAATCTCTTTCGATGAAAAGCGTCGGGAATCCGCAAATTTCTCCCGACGGCAAATGGGTAGCTTACGTTTTAACGGAAACCAATTGGGACGAAAACGCCTACGAAACCGAAATTTGGCTTGCCAACGTTACCTCAGGTGAAAAATTTCAGTTAACCAACTCCAAAAAATCCAACAGCAGCCCCGTTTGGTCGCCCGACGGAAAAGTGCTGGCGTTTCTTTCCACCCGCGACGATAAAAGTCAGATTTATTGGATTCGACCGCAAGGAGGCGAAGCCAAAGCATTGACAAAATTTGAAACGGGTGTCTCCTCCTTCGATTTTGCTCCTGATGGTAAAAGCATCGTTTTTTCAGCCACGACACCCGATACCAAAGCCTTCAAAGAACGGGTAGAAAAATACAGCGATTACGAGGTAGTCCACGAAGACTACAAAATGACGCATTTATACACGCTTCCGTTTGCCGATACCCTTGGCAAACTTCCTACGCCCAAAGCGTTGACCAAAGGCACTGACTTTTCAGTGGGTGGTTTTTCATTTTCTCCCGATGGCAAAAAAATCGCTTTTGACGCGGCCAAAAATCCCGATTTAATCAATTCGCACACTTCAGATATTTACGTGTTGACGTTGGCGGATAGCTCGTTGGTTAAAATTGTTTCCCTCAAAGGTCCCGATTCTAACCCCGTTTGGTCGCCCGACGGCAGCCAAATCGCGTTTAGCACTACCAACGAAGACGAGTTCTTTTTCTACGCCAACCGCTACATTGCCATCGTTCCCGAAAAAGGAGGTACTCCCGTGGTAGTTAGCCAAAGTTTTGACGAAAACGCCAGCCTTTTAAAATGGTCGGCGAATGGGATTTGGTTTAGCGGACTTCAAAAAACAACCGCCCACTTGTTTTTGCTCAACCCCAGCACGAAGAAATTCACCAAAATCACCCAACCTGCGGATGCGTTGGCCACTCAATTTTCGTTTTCCAACGACTTCCAACAACTTGCCTGCGTTTTGGCTTCCCCCAATCGCCTCGCGGAAATCGTCGTTTCATCCACCAATGCCTTTGCCCCCAAACCGCTTACCCAAATGGGTGAACAATTAAAACCATTTGCGACGGCCACTCGCGAGGTAGTGAGTTGGAAATCAAAAGACGGAACCACCATCGAAGGCGTATTGATCAAACCTGCCAACTTTGACCCTGCCAAAAAATACCCGTTGTTGGTGGTGATTCACGGCGGGCCTACGGGCATCGACCTTCCAAGCATTGCTGCCGATCGCTACTACCCCATCGAATTGTTTGCGGCCAAGGGAGCAGTTATTCTCCGCCCCAACTACCGTGGCTCGGCGGGCTACGGCAAGGCATTTCGGGCGCTCAACGTCCGCAACTTGGGCGTCGGTGACTACGATGATGTCATCTCGGGCGTTGATTTTTTGATTGGGAAAGGAATGGTGGATAGAGACAAAGTGGGCGCTATGGGCTGGAGCCAAGGAGGGTATATTTCGGCATTTATCACTACGTTCAGCGACCGATTTAAAGCCACGTCGGTAGGTGCAGGGATTTCCAACTGGGCCACGTATTACCAAAACACCGACATCACTCCTTTTACCCGCCAATACCTCAAAGGAACGCCTTGGAGCGACCCCGAGATTTACCGCAAAACCTCGCCCATTTCGTACATCAAAACCGCTAAAACGCCGACGCTCATACAGCACGGCGAGCTAGACAGGCGCGTTCCGATTGCCAATGCGTATGAACTTCGTTTGGCGCTGGAAGACTTCAGCGTTCCCGTTAAAATGGTCGTTTACAAAGGTTTTGGCCACGGCATTACCAAACCCAAACAAATGCGGCAGGTCATGGAAGAAAATTTATCGTGGTTTGGCCAATGGGTTTTTGGTGAAAATGCCGCTAAATAA
- a CDS encoding M20/M25/M40 family metallo-hydrolase has protein sequence MKKLLSLLFFTAVIAHAQSQTDLETTVKKHVKNYYGNLYDFMSLPSNAHIKEQIQPNLDWLKKAFEKQGFTTEFLPTAGHPVFFAEKKSAKPAPGPLKTLLFYMHFDGQPVEPEKWQQESPYKPVLKKKSPNGQWETISWDNLQTGYDPEWRIFARAVSDDKGPILMLLAALDMMQKENVQSPYHLKVILDSEEEIGAPHLAEMVKTHKGKLGADFLMVMDGGRHLSNEPTLTYGCRGIASITLTTYGPKISQHSGHYGNYAPNPALRMAQLLASMKDEDGRVTIPGYYDGITIDASARKILAAVPDDPELIRQKLVFTQPDKVGANYQESLQYPSLNIRGLVSANIGEKANTIVPDEATAEIDIRLVPESSPERLIGLVRKHIEGKGYVILDRKPTDAERLKYPKIVTLLEREARMLPFRTDFGIYPDRWLTAVIVRTFGKEPIKIRMTGGSVPIVPFLRELNLPAIHVPMVNSDNNQHAANENLRLGNYVEGIKTWMAILTQPEVK, from the coding sequence ATGAAAAAATTACTGTCTCTTTTGTTCTTCACTGCCGTGATTGCTCACGCTCAGTCTCAAACAGACTTAGAAACAACCGTTAAAAAACACGTTAAAAACTACTACGGCAACCTCTACGATTTTATGAGTTTGCCGAGCAATGCGCACATCAAAGAGCAAATCCAGCCCAACCTCGATTGGCTTAAAAAAGCGTTTGAAAAACAAGGATTCACTACTGAGTTTTTACCAACGGCAGGTCATCCCGTCTTTTTTGCGGAAAAAAAATCGGCCAAACCTGCCCCTGGCCCACTCAAAACCCTGCTCTTTTACATGCACTTCGACGGGCAGCCCGTAGAGCCTGAAAAATGGCAGCAAGAATCGCCCTATAAACCCGTTTTGAAGAAAAAAAGCCCCAACGGACAATGGGAAACGATTTCTTGGGATAACCTTCAGACGGGCTACGACCCCGAATGGCGGATTTTTGCTCGCGCCGTCTCGGACGATAAGGGGCCAATTTTGATGTTATTGGCAGCGTTGGACATGATGCAGAAAGAAAACGTGCAGTCGCCTTACCACCTCAAGGTGATTTTGGACAGTGAAGAAGAAATTGGTGCGCCACATTTGGCCGAAATGGTCAAAACGCACAAGGGAAAATTAGGCGCTGATTTTCTGATGGTGATGGATGGCGGACGACATTTGTCAAATGAACCTACCCTTACCTACGGCTGTCGCGGCATTGCGTCGATTACGCTGACTACTTATGGGCCAAAAATCTCGCAACACAGTGGCCACTACGGCAATTATGCCCCCAATCCTGCGCTTAGGATGGCGCAATTGTTGGCCTCCATGAAAGACGAAGACGGCCGCGTGACGATTCCTGGATACTACGACGGTATCACGATTGACGCCAGTGCGCGTAAAATTCTGGCTGCCGTTCCCGATGACCCTGAGTTGATTCGTCAAAAATTGGTATTTACCCAACCTGACAAAGTAGGTGCTAATTACCAAGAATCCTTGCAATACCCTTCGCTCAACATCCGTGGGTTGGTTTCTGCCAATATTGGAGAAAAAGCCAATACGATTGTCCCCGACGAAGCCACGGCCGAAATCGACATCCGTTTAGTGCCTGAGTCAAGTCCAGAACGCTTGATTGGCTTGGTTAGAAAACACATCGAAGGCAAAGGGTATGTGATTTTGGATCGTAAACCAACCGATGCTGAACGCTTAAAATACCCCAAAATCGTCACTTTACTCGAACGCGAAGCGCGGATGTTGCCTTTCCGTACTGATTTTGGGATTTATCCTGACCGCTGGCTCACGGCAGTTATTGTTCGTACGTTTGGCAAAGAGCCGATTAAGATTCGGATGACGGGCGGCTCAGTACCGATTGTACCCTTTTTGCGGGAATTGAATTTACCCGCCATTCATGTTCCGATGGTCAACTCGGACAACAATCAGCACGCCGCCAACGAAAACCTCCGCCTCGGCAATTACGTAGAAGGAATAAAAACGTGGATGGCCATTTTGACCCAACCAGAAGTCAAATAA
- a CDS encoding glycosyl hydrolase family 28 protein: protein MKLLLRIFLLLSLTAFHPADDKLTIFLCGDSTLADKLPADAPETGWGMVLPSYFNEAVKVQNHAVNGRSTKSFITEGRWQKVVSQVKKGDWVFIQFGHNDQKVADTTRSAPAQTLYRQNLIRFVNETRAKGGNPLLITPVMRRKFDENGAFVDQHGEYPQVVKEVAKELKVPMIDLHAKSQKVIEKHGVEASKLLFLHYGANVFPKNPKGLTDDTHFSKYGAAVMASLVMEGIMELPIDLKSFVKKSEFTNKYAFELPKYATPAFRKDTFNIVRYGAKADGYTVNTKAIQQAIDVCNEAGGGTVLIPAGLWVTGPIVLKKNVNLHLAKNALLQYSRNHDDYPIVVTTWEGQESYRCQAPIWGVDLTNIGITGEGVIDGGGDVWRAIKREKQTTSQWIALQKSGGVISEKGDMWYPSEQSKKGNNTPNAGRILNGVHPTQAELASYKDFLRPNMVSLTRCKSVLIEGVTFQNSPAWTLHPLLCDHISVRNVNVRNYWYAQNSDAIDLESCRNGILEGCTFDTGDDGITIKSGRDEQGRKRGVPTENFIVRDCKVYHAHGGFVIGSEMSGGVRNMFVSNCTFMGSDVGLRFKTARGRGGVVEDIYVTDINMTEIPGEAVIFDMYYAAKDPVALVGESNELPVIKAEPLNEGTPQFKNFYIKNIVCKGAETAIMVRGLPEMSIKNINIDNAYIEANKGLVCVEGENINLKNVTMLTSDKTVMQVQNSKNITLDGITYGKDKDVLLKVMGDRSESIKLLRTDAAGAKKEVELGVGVKSKVVIKK, encoded by the coding sequence ATGAAACTACTGCTTCGTATTTTCCTGCTACTTTCCCTGACGGCCTTTCACCCTGCCGACGATAAATTGACGATTTTTTTGTGCGGTGACTCAACTTTGGCCGATAAACTCCCCGCCGACGCGCCCGAAACAGGATGGGGCATGGTGCTGCCGTCGTATTTCAACGAGGCGGTAAAAGTACAGAATCACGCCGTGAATGGTCGTAGCACCAAAAGCTTCATCACCGAAGGCCGTTGGCAAAAAGTGGTGTCTCAGGTGAAAAAGGGCGACTGGGTGTTTATTCAGTTTGGGCACAACGACCAAAAAGTGGCCGATACCACTCGCTCAGCTCCTGCACAGACTTTATACCGCCAAAATTTGATTCGTTTTGTGAACGAAACCCGTGCAAAAGGTGGAAATCCGTTGCTGATTACGCCCGTTATGCGTCGTAAATTTGACGAAAATGGGGCGTTTGTGGACCAGCACGGCGAGTATCCGCAAGTAGTGAAAGAGGTGGCTAAAGAATTGAAAGTGCCGATGATAGACTTGCACGCCAAAAGCCAAAAAGTGATTGAAAAACACGGAGTAGAGGCGTCAAAGTTGTTGTTTTTGCACTACGGAGCCAATGTTTTCCCCAAAAATCCAAAAGGATTGACCGACGATACCCACTTCTCAAAATACGGGGCTGCTGTCATGGCGAGTTTGGTGATGGAAGGTATTATGGAATTGCCGATTGATTTGAAAAGTTTTGTAAAAAAATCGGAGTTCACGAATAAATACGCGTTTGAGCTCCCCAAGTATGCTACGCCCGCGTTTCGTAAAGATACGTTTAACATCGTTCGTTACGGCGCCAAAGCCGATGGTTATACCGTCAACACCAAGGCGATTCAACAGGCGATTGATGTGTGCAACGAGGCAGGTGGCGGAACCGTCCTGATTCCCGCAGGCTTGTGGGTAACGGGGCCGATTGTGCTGAAAAAAAACGTGAATCTTCACTTGGCCAAAAACGCATTGTTGCAGTACAGCCGCAACCACGACGATTATCCAATTGTGGTTACGACCTGGGAGGGTCAAGAATCGTACCGTTGTCAGGCACCGATTTGGGGCGTGGACTTGACCAATATCGGTATTACGGGCGAAGGCGTTATCGACGGAGGTGGTGACGTTTGGCGCGCCATCAAACGCGAAAAACAAACGACTTCGCAGTGGATTGCTCTTCAAAAATCGGGAGGAGTCATAAGCGAAAAAGGCGATATGTGGTACCCGTCGGAGCAGTCGAAAAAGGGAAATAACACGCCCAACGCGGGTCGTATTTTGAACGGAGTGCATCCAACCCAAGCCGAATTGGCGTCGTACAAAGATTTTCTCCGCCCCAATATGGTAAGTCTAACCCGTTGCAAAAGTGTTTTGATTGAGGGAGTTACGTTTCAAAATTCCCCCGCTTGGACGCTTCACCCGTTGTTGTGCGACCACATCAGCGTTCGCAACGTAAATGTGCGCAATTATTGGTACGCCCAAAACAGTGATGCCATCGACTTGGAATCGTGCCGTAACGGAATTTTGGAAGGATGTACTTTTGATACGGGTGACGATGGAATTACGATTAAGTCGGGGCGCGACGAGCAAGGCCGCAAACGTGGTGTGCCTACCGAAAACTTTATCGTCAGAGATTGCAAGGTATATCACGCCCACGGTGGTTTTGTGATTGGATCCGAAATGTCGGGTGGCGTGCGTAATATGTTTGTTTCCAACTGTACGTTTATGGGCTCGGACGTGGGGCTTCGATTTAAGACAGCCCGCGGTCGGGGAGGCGTAGTAGAAGACATTTACGTCACCGACATCAACATGACCGAAATCCCAGGCGAAGCCGTCATTTTTGACATGTATTATGCGGCCAAAGATCCCGTGGCGTTGGTAGGCGAATCCAACGAGTTGCCTGTCATTAAAGCCGAGCCGTTGAATGAAGGAACGCCGCAGTTTAAAAACTTTTACATCAAAAATATTGTATGCAAAGGCGCAGAAACGGCGATTATGGTACGAGGCTTGCCCGAAATGAGCATCAAAAATATTAACATTGACAATGCCTACATCGAGGCCAACAAGGGCTTGGTATGCGTAGAAGGTGAAAATATTAACCTCAAAAACGTCACGATGTTGACCAGCGACAAAACGGTGATGCAAGTGCAAAACAGCAAAAACATCACGCTCGACGGCATTACGTACGGAAAAGACAAGGACGTATTGCTCAAAGTAATGGGCGACCGTTCGGAGTCCATCAAACTGCTCCGCACCGATGCGGCTGGCGCCAAAAAAGAAGTAGAACTTGGCGTAGGAGTAAAGAGCAAAGTTGTAATCAAGAAATAA
- a CDS encoding acyltransferase, producing MKKTIIALYSAFLAFKDYLFREWVMSIPFHVVRRFFIHQTVSKLGKKGFVMMKVEFRNGKNIEIGDGCFINKRTLLDGRGGRLVIGNHVDIAQEVNIWTLSHDPHDDFHRVWGKDVVIEDYAWIASRVTIMPGVRVGRGAVVAAGSIVTKDVAPMAMVAGVPAKVVGERKSGLKYRLDWEPWFK from the coding sequence ATGAAGAAAACCATCATTGCGCTCTATTCGGCTTTTTTAGCCTTCAAAGATTACCTCTTTCGAGAATGGGTCATGTCGATTCCCTTTCATGTTGTTCGGCGTTTTTTCATTCACCAAACTGTAAGCAAACTGGGGAAAAAAGGGTTTGTGATGATGAAAGTGGAGTTTCGGAATGGAAAGAACATCGAAATCGGCGACGGCTGCTTTATCAATAAACGTACGTTATTGGATGGTCGAGGTGGGCGATTGGTGATTGGAAACCACGTGGATATTGCCCAAGAAGTAAACATTTGGACACTCTCGCACGACCCCCACGACGATTTTCATCGTGTTTGGGGCAAAGACGTCGTCATTGAAGATTACGCTTGGATTGCCTCCCGTGTGACCATCATGCCAGGCGTGCGGGTTGGTCGAGGAGCCGTCGTGGCAGCAGGAAGCATCGTTACCAAAGATGTGGCTCCGATGGCGATGGTGGCGGGCGTGCCTGCCAAAGTGGTGGGCGAACGAAAAAGCGGTTTGAAGTACCGTCTGGATTGGGAACCGTGGTTTAAGTAA
- the lhgO gene encoding L-2-hydroxyglutarate oxidase, producing MEKTYDIIIVGGGIVGLATALKLKQQRPKTRLLVIEKEDEVAMHQTGHNSGVIHSGLYYKPGSLKATNCIRGYQMLIDFAEQEGIPYDLCGKIVVATRPEQVPILEGLYERGYQNGLKGFKMLDLAGMREYEPHVQGIKGFFVPQTGIINYKAVCEKYAEKVRELGGEIIFGQRVTSIQQGEKFSNVITEQSYHQTKLVINCAGLYSDKVAQFTQQDPIHLRIIPFRGEYYEIKPEKQHLVKNLIYPVPDPNFPFLGVHFTRMIGGGVEAGPNAVLAFRREGYKKLDIHAKELWQTLTWPGFQKVAAKYWQTGLGEMYRSFSKAAFTKALQELIPEIKESDLVPGGAGVRAQACDRDGGLLDDFSIIERPNAINVCNAPSPAATSSLSIGQTVAELALKRF from the coding sequence TTGGAAAAAACATACGACATCATCATTGTAGGAGGCGGTATCGTTGGTTTGGCAACGGCGCTTAAACTCAAGCAACAACGTCCCAAGACTCGGTTGTTGGTGATTGAAAAAGAAGATGAAGTAGCCATGCACCAAACAGGCCACAACAGCGGTGTGATTCACTCGGGCTTGTATTACAAACCTGGTAGCCTCAAAGCAACCAATTGCATTCGTGGGTATCAGATGCTCATTGACTTTGCCGAGCAAGAAGGCATTCCGTATGACCTTTGTGGGAAAATTGTGGTGGCAACCCGCCCCGAACAAGTGCCAATTTTGGAAGGACTTTACGAACGTGGCTACCAAAACGGCCTGAAAGGCTTTAAGATGCTTGACTTGGCGGGTATGCGCGAATATGAGCCTCACGTACAAGGCATTAAAGGTTTTTTTGTCCCCCAAACGGGCATTATTAATTACAAGGCCGTTTGCGAAAAATACGCCGAAAAAGTGCGCGAATTGGGCGGAGAAATTATTTTTGGACAACGCGTTACGAGCATCCAGCAAGGGGAGAAATTCTCCAACGTCATTACGGAACAAAGTTACCACCAAACCAAACTCGTGATTAACTGCGCGGGGTTGTACTCCGACAAAGTAGCCCAGTTTACCCAGCAAGACCCGATTCACTTGCGTATTATTCCGTTCAGAGGAGAGTACTACGAAATTAAACCCGAGAAACAGCATTTGGTCAAAAACCTCATTTATCCCGTTCCCGACCCGAACTTCCCGTTTTTGGGCGTTCACTTTACGCGGATGATTGGCGGGGGCGTCGAAGCAGGACCAAATGCGGTGTTGGCTTTCCGCCGCGAAGGGTATAAAAAATTGGACATTCACGCCAAAGAACTTTGGCAAACGCTTACCTGGCCAGGTTTTCAGAAAGTAGCCGCAAAATATTGGCAAACGGGTTTGGGAGAAATGTACCGCTCGTTTTCAAAAGCGGCTTTTACCAAAGCCTTGCAAGAATTAATTCCCGAAATTAAAGAAAGCGACTTGGTGCCAGGCGGTGCAGGCGTGCGAGCCCAAGCGTGCGACCGCGACGGCGGCTTACTCGATGACTTCAGCATCATCGAACGCCCCAATGCCATCAACGTTTGCAATGCCCCTTCTCCCGCCGCGACTTCGTCGTTGTCGATTGGCCAAACGGTGGCAGAATTGGCCTTGAAGCGGTTTTAG
- a CDS encoding FKBP-type peptidyl-prolyl cis-trans isomerase, translated as MKKIHLVIAVVSALSIVSCQTMLENDAQKQYEQNELEIQNYISSKQLTMQKSTSGLYYNILKTNPTGQKPNEGDEVSIHYTLFKMSGVKFDSTERSKNVPFSYIYGVNRLILGMDEGISMMRKGEQGLFLMNHTLAFGSQSDAQLPAYSAVGAEVEIVNVRNEEQQIDDYIAAKSLTVTEKASSGLRFIQTTTTTNAQVKSGDVVSVKYTGKLLTDKQFDTGEISVRIGSGGVIKGFEEGISKMRLGEKATLIFPSSLGYGTTGSGSVIRPYAPLLFEVEIVNK; from the coding sequence ATGAAGAAGATTCACTTAGTAATCGCGGTAGTATCCGCCCTGAGCATTGTTTCTTGTCAAACCATGCTCGAAAACGATGCACAAAAACAGTACGAACAGAACGAGTTGGAGATTCAAAATTATATCTCGTCGAAGCAACTTACGATGCAAAAAAGTACATCGGGCTTGTATTACAATATTTTGAAAACCAATCCCACGGGTCAAAAACCAAACGAAGGGGATGAGGTGTCGATTCACTATACATTGTTCAAAATGTCGGGGGTGAAATTTGACAGTACCGAGCGTTCTAAAAATGTTCCTTTTTCGTATATCTACGGCGTAAATCGCCTCATTCTTGGTATGGACGAAGGCATTTCTATGATGCGCAAAGGTGAGCAAGGGCTGTTTTTGATGAACCATACGCTTGCTTTTGGGAGCCAATCGGATGCGCAGTTACCTGCTTATTCGGCCGTAGGGGCAGAGGTAGAGATTGTCAATGTCCGTAACGAAGAACAACAAATCGACGATTATATTGCGGCTAAAAGCTTAACCGTTACTGAGAAAGCATCCTCTGGTTTGCGCTTTATTCAAACCACTACTACTACCAATGCCCAAGTAAAATCAGGCGATGTGGTTTCGGTGAAATACACAGGAAAACTGCTGACCGACAAGCAGTTTGATACGGGAGAAATATCAGTGAGAATTGGTTCTGGCGGTGTAATCAAAGGTTTTGAGGAAGGAATTAGCAAGATGCGTCTCGGCGAAAAAGCCACCCTCATCTTCCCCTCATCGTTGGGATATGGCACCACTGGTTCGGGTTCTGTGATTCGCCCTTACGCTCCACTGCTTTTTGAAGTAGAGATTGTGAATAAATAA